The following proteins are co-located in the Vigna unguiculata cultivar IT97K-499-35 chromosome 9, ASM411807v1, whole genome shotgun sequence genome:
- the LOC114196132 gene encoding protein FD-like, producing the protein MASPSACNCCRRNHASNSPSPPPTPTSSLPQILSSSSSSSTRSITLHQFLPLHPSLFKTEQILKTKTCTSHSANSEERFKRLIKSRDCAARSRAKQQAYQNQLETKLALLMEENSTLRTQVDELKIRLKRGAAPPKKRSLNRTSTSPF; encoded by the exons ATGGCATCACCATCGGCGTGTAATTGTTGCAGAAGGAACCATGCTTCAAACTCACCATCCCCACCTCCTACACCAACTTCATCTCTTCCTCAaatcctttcttcttcttcttcttcttctactcgcAGCATCACCCTTCACCAGTTTTTGCCCCTTCACCCATCGCTTTTCAAAACTGAACAAATCTTGAAAACCAAAACATGCACTTCTCACTCTGCAAACTCCGAAGAACGGTTCAAGCGCCTCATCAAGAGTCGAGACTGTGCTGCTCGCTCAAGAGCCAAACAACAG GCTTATCAAAACCAGTTGGAAACTAAACTTGCCCTTTTAATGGAAGAAAATTCCACTCTCAGAACACAGGTAGACGAG TTGAAAATCCGATTGAAACGTGGTGCTGCACCTCCGAAAAAGCGCAGTCTCAACAGAACCTCAACATCTCCATTTTGA